A region from the Hippoglossus hippoglossus isolate fHipHip1 chromosome 16, fHipHip1.pri, whole genome shotgun sequence genome encodes:
- the LOC117776232 gene encoding uncharacterized protein LOC117776232, whose protein sequence is MTETLSAGQTKEIFVDVRLELRKEVTSNKALIITSTGKITVRTTSLKLNSVQTALVLPTTKLGKEYLIPPVPQIQGTTDQVSLDVTERRPFTLFIVSAKQETKVTIEGVPTREVVLQPQQVLQVLVQQAELRAVKADQPVAVLFGHACAIRHNCTCSLLQTTLSPAKDQKLRFFIPPFLAKNKTLLLISSNESTTIKGFDPDSPLVETNGTAILYRPGLLLPLIPETDFASCYVINRIKGMQNFAVILVHKSFIDGVRIGNIPLENPDWQQLRGTEFVSTPVDLLLDKSVIWHTSHKMAVYFHGKYQAALFGNPAPIISRTADFRGCLLAPEVVHIGEVAAGWRESVKYCRDKDLQLVSLSDGHNVTHIYKEMIQVNNDSVREAWIGMRRSSQTGEWYWLSNDPVNATNWKDGEPGAVNEGQCAIMSLESGEEFGWSDQDCCKAVRPVCYRRPVLFPLG, encoded by the exons atgACGGAGACTCTGAGCGCCGGACAAACTAAAGAGATCTTTGTTGACGTCAGACTGGAGCTCAGAAAGGAGGTGACCTCCAACAAAGCTCTCATCATCACCAGCACTGGGAAAATCACCGTCCGCACCACCAGCCTGAAACTCAACAGCGTGCAGACAGCTCTGGTTTTACCAACTACCAAACTGGGCAAAGAGTACCTCATCCCGCCTGTACCGCAAATCCAAGGAACCACTGACCAGGTCTCATTGGACGTAACTGAGAGAAGACCATTCACACTGTTTATCGTCAGTGCCAAACAAGAAACCAAGGTAACCATTGAAGGAGTCCCCACCAGAGAAGTGGTGCTTCAGCCCCAGCAGGTCCTTCAGGTCCTGGTTCAACAAGCAGAACTTCGAGCTGTGAAAGCCGACCAGCCGGTGGCCGTCCTCTTCGGTCACGCCTGCGCCATCAGACACAACTGcacctgcagcctcctgcagaccacgCTGTCGCCTGCCAAAGACCAGAAGCTCAGGTTCTTCATTCCTCCCTTTCTAGCCAAGAACAAAACGCTTCTTCTAATATCAAGCAATGAATCGACCACAATCAAAGGCTTTGACCCGGACTCGCCGCTGGTGGAGACAAACGGAACCGCCATCCTCTACCGCCCAGGGTTACTCCTACCCCTGATCCCAGAGACCGACTTCGCCTCCTGCTATGTGATCAATCGTATCAAAGGCATGCAGAACTTTGCTGTGATCCTCGTTCACAAGAGTTTCATAGACGGGGTTCGGATTGGAAATATTCCTCTGGAGAATCCAGACTGGCAGCAGCTGAGGGGGACAGAGTTCGTCTCGACCCCAGTCGATCTGCTGCTGGACAAGAGCGTCATCTGGCACACGTCTCACAAAATGGCCGTCTACTTTCATGGGAAATATCAAGCTGCTCTGTTTGGGAACCCAGCGCCCATCATCAGTAGAACTGCAG ATTTCAGGGGCTGCCTCTTGGCTCCAGAGGTCGTACATATCGGAGAAGTGGCGGCCGGCTGGCGTGAGTCTGTGAAGtactgcagagacaaagaccTGCAGCTGGTCAGCCTCTCCGACGGCCACAATGTGACGCACATCTACAAAGAAATGATCCAGGTGAACAACGACAGCGTGCGGGAGGCGTGGATCGGCATGCGTCGGAGCTCCCAGACTGGGGAGTGGTACTGGCTCAGTAACGACCCCGTCAACGCAACCAACTGGAAGGACGGGGAGCCCGGCGCCGTGAACGAAGGCCAGTGTGCCATCATGAGTCTGGAGAGCGGTGAGGAGTTTGGGTGGAGCGACCAGGACTGTTGCAAGGCCGTTCGTCCCGTCTGCTACAGGCGACCCGTCCTCTTTCCACTGGGATAA